The DNA window CTTGAGGCACAGTTGCGAGACGAGGTAACGTCATGACACAAGTCAGCTATCCCGCCGCCTTCATCCGGGGCGGCACTTCGAATGCGGTCGTTTTTCGCGCCACTGACCTGCCGCAGGACCGCGCGGCTTGGCCAGCACTGTTTGCGGCAGTCATGGGCAGCCCTGATCCTGCCATGCGGCAGTTGAACGGCATGGGCGGCGGCAATTCGTCGCTCAGCAAGGTCTGTGTCGTCGGACCACCGACGCGGTCCGACGCCGATGTCGATTATACCTTTGCGCAGGTCTCGATCACGCAGGCCACAATCGACTTATCGGGCAACTGCGGTAACATGAGTTCCGCAATCGGTCCTTTTGCATACGACGAAGGCATGGTCACCGCTCCGGACGGAATGGCGACCGTGCGCATCCACAACACCAATTCAGGCAAGATCATCGTGGCACGTTTCGTTGTGAAAGCTGGCCGTGCAGTCGTCACAGGAGATACCGCAATCCCGGGTGTCGCAGGCAGCGGTGCGCCTGTCGAACTGGCCTTCCTCGATCCTGGCGATACATTGGGACGCGGCACCCTACCCGCGGGGGCTGCTGTGGAAACGCTGACACTTCTCGACGGCACCACTCTGCGCGCGACGATGATTGATGCTGCGATGCCATCCGTCTTCGTCGCGGCATCCGACATCGGCGGCAACGCGGCCGCCCATCCCGATGCCATCGACAGGAATGCTGCCCTGATGGCACGCTTGGAAGAAGTGCGCGTCTGGGCATCGCAGGCGATGGGCATCACCTCGGATGCCAAGTCTGCTGCTGCGCGTATTGCCATACCCAAAGTAGCGATGATCGCGCCGCCTGCCCCTTTTCGCGACCTGTCCGGCAGCATGGTCTCCACCGCCGCCCATGACATTGCGATCCGGATGATATCGGTCGGTCAGGCTCATCGGGCGGTTCCGGTCACAGGTGCGCTGGCTCTGGCCTGTGCCGCCGCTGTTGAGGGGTCGATAGTGGCGGAGATGCTAGAATCGGATGCCAGCCAGATACGCATCGGTACGCCGAGCGGTGTCGTCGTTGTTGGCGCGACCCCCGATCCAGGCACCGGAAAGATCGCAAGCGCCCATATCGTCCGCACACAGAGACGGTTGATGGACGGCCACGTCTATGCTCCAGCGCCACCTCTCTGACCGCTCATCTCTCTTGGAACCTCAAGGAAAGCTCGATGCTGAACCATGAAATCAACCGTTCGTTCAAGAATCGTCTGACCGAAGGCGGCGCCCTTCTGATGCCGGGGGCTGCTAATGCTCTGGCTGCCCGAGTGATCGCCGATCTGGGCTTCGAGGCAGTCTATCTGTCGGGTGCAGGCCTTACGAACACATACCTCGGCATGCCCGATATGGGGTTCATCAGCCTGACCGAGATTGCCCAGCACACCGCGACGATCCGCGACACGACCAATCTGCCGATCGTTGTTGATGCCGACAACGGCTTTGGCAATGCCCTGAATGTGCGCCACACCGTCCGAACCCTCGAACGTGCAGGAGCAAGCGCCATCCAGCTGGAAGATCAGGTGACTCCCAAGCGATGTGGGCATTTCGACGGAAAGGATGTGGTGAGCCTGTCCGAGGCGCGCGCCCGTATTCGCGCCGCGGTGGATGCCCGGCAGGACGAAAACACACTTATCGTCGCCCGCACCGACGCTCGCGCCACAGAAGGGTATCAAGCAGCGCTGGACCGTGCAGCGGCGTTTATCGAGGAAGGCGCCGACATCACCTTCGTCGAGGCGCCGAGTTCCGTCGACGAAGTGCGTGGTATCCCTTCTGCGCTCAGGGGAACGCCACAGCTTGTTAATCTGGTGGTTGGCGGGAAGACCCCGATCCTGGACCTGGCGAGCCTGGATGAAATGGGCTTTTCGCTGGTGCTTTATGCCAACGTTGCCTTGCAGGGTGCATTACATGGTATGCAGG is part of the Paracoccus stylophorae genome and encodes:
- a CDS encoding isocitrate lyase/PEP mutase family protein, which translates into the protein MLNHEINRSFKNRLTEGGALLMPGAANALAARVIADLGFEAVYLSGAGLTNTYLGMPDMGFISLTEIAQHTATIRDTTNLPIVVDADNGFGNALNVRHTVRTLERAGASAIQLEDQVTPKRCGHFDGKDVVSLSEARARIRAAVDARQDENTLIVARTDARATEGYQAALDRAAAFIEEGADITFVEAPSSVDEVRGIPSALRGTPQLVNLVVGGKTPILDLASLDEMGFSLVLYANVALQGALHGMQAALGHLKESTRMDETGPVASFVERQRIVGKAMFDELEKRYSS
- a CDS encoding PrpF domain-containing protein, which codes for MTQVSYPAAFIRGGTSNAVVFRATDLPQDRAAWPALFAAVMGSPDPAMRQLNGMGGGNSSLSKVCVVGPPTRSDADVDYTFAQVSITQATIDLSGNCGNMSSAIGPFAYDEGMVTAPDGMATVRIHNTNSGKIIVARFVVKAGRAVVTGDTAIPGVAGSGAPVELAFLDPGDTLGRGTLPAGAAVETLTLLDGTTLRATMIDAAMPSVFVAASDIGGNAAAHPDAIDRNAALMARLEEVRVWASQAMGITSDAKSAAARIAIPKVAMIAPPAPFRDLSGSMVSTAAHDIAIRMISVGQAHRAVPVTGALALACAAAVEGSIVAEMLESDASQIRIGTPSGVVVVGATPDPGTGKIASAHIVRTQRRLMDGHVYAPAPPL